Proteins found in one Lutimonas zeaxanthinifaciens genomic segment:
- a CDS encoding M48 family metallopeptidase, which yields MSPEFLFYIIIAILIVNFIVDKVIDYLNAKHFDDQIPEALSDVFNEEEYYRSQAYKKENYRFSMITSSFSLLLTLAFFLFKGFAWVDKIARDHGENEIIVALIFFGIIMIGSDILNTPFSYYHTFIIEEKYGFNKSSKRLFIVDKLKGWLLSAIIGGGVLALIIWFYEKTGEMFWIYTWILIGLFTVFMTMFYSSLIVPLFNKQTPLENGSLKEAIHDFSQKVGFKLDNIFVIDGSKRSTKANAYFSGFGAKKRIVLYDTLIEDLSTEEIVAVLAHEIGHYKKNHVLFNMILSLLLTGITLYIFSLFIDNSILSEALSVQIPSFHIGLITFGILYSPISELTGILMNFISRKFEYQADNYAKHFYNGKDLISSLKKLSKNNLSNLTPHKANVFLHYSHPTLLQRVENLN from the coding sequence ATGAGCCCGGAATTTTTATTTTACATCATCATTGCTATTTTGATCGTGAACTTTATCGTGGATAAGGTAATTGATTATTTGAATGCAAAACATTTTGACGATCAGATTCCTGAAGCATTAAGCGACGTCTTTAACGAAGAAGAATATTACAGGTCACAGGCTTATAAAAAAGAAAACTATCGATTTTCAATGATCACAAGCAGTTTTAGCCTGCTCCTTACCCTGGCTTTTTTCTTATTTAAAGGGTTTGCCTGGGTAGATAAGATCGCCAGAGATCACGGTGAAAACGAAATCATTGTGGCACTTATCTTTTTCGGCATCATTATGATAGGAAGTGATATTCTGAACACGCCGTTTTCTTATTACCACACGTTTATCATCGAGGAAAAATACGGATTCAACAAAAGCTCCAAAAGGCTCTTCATAGTGGATAAACTTAAGGGTTGGTTACTTAGCGCAATTATAGGTGGTGGCGTTCTGGCACTGATCATATGGTTTTATGAAAAAACAGGTGAAATGTTTTGGATCTACACGTGGATCCTTATTGGTCTGTTTACTGTTTTTATGACTATGTTCTACTCCTCTTTGATAGTTCCCCTTTTCAATAAACAAACACCTTTGGAGAATGGTAGCCTAAAAGAGGCCATTCATGATTTCTCGCAGAAAGTTGGATTTAAACTTGACAATATTTTTGTTATTGACGGATCAAAAAGATCTACAAAGGCAAATGCCTACTTTTCAGGATTTGGAGCCAAAAAGAGAATCGTTCTCTACGATACACTTATTGAGGATTTGAGTACCGAGGAAATCGTAGCCGTTCTGGCTCATGAGATTGGCCATTACAAAAAGAATCACGTGTTATTTAACATGATCCTATCATTGCTACTGACAGGGATTACACTTTATATTTTTTCCTTATTCATTGACAATAGTATTTTATCTGAAGCTTTGTCTGTTCAAATACCGAGCTTCCACATTGGCTTAATTACCTTCGGTATTCTTTACAGCCCGATCTCTGAATTAACCGGAATCCTGATGAATTTTATTTCCCGAAAGTTTGAATATCAGGCTGATAATTACGCCAAGCACTTTTATAACGGCAAAGATCTGATTAGCTCCTTAAAGAAGTTGTCTAAAAACAATCTAAGCAACTTAACTCCTCATAAAGCCAATGTATTTTTGCATTACTCTCACCCAACACTTTTGCAACGCGTTGAAAACCTGAATTAA
- the dnaB gene encoding replicative DNA helicase — protein MDSATRSLSYNKKGKGTIINLEQGKIPPQALDLEEAVLGAMMIDKKGVDDVIDILHAEAFYKPAHQFIYEAIFKLFENSEPIDLLTVSNQLKKDEKLDAIGGDFYLINLSQKVSSAAHIEFHARIILQKFIQRKLITISSEIITNSYDETIDVFDLLDEAEAKLFDITQGNLKKSSEAAHNLVTQALKKIEEISNQEGMSGVATGFSKLDQLTSGWQPSDLVILAARPGMGKTAFVMSMAKNMAIDFDIAVAIFSLEMSSVQLITRMISSETGISSEKLRKGSLETYEWEALNVKVKKLSDAPIFIDDTPSLSVFDLRAKARRLVSQHDVKIIIIDYLQLMTAGSAQKGSGNREQEISTISRNLKALAKELNVPVIALSQLSRAVETRGGSKRPLLSDLRESGAIEQDADIVSFIYRPEYYGLTEWDDDERTPCEGQAEFIVAKHRNGGLDNIRMKFIGRLAKFANLDEGFETEFQSSMNTGSISPSNFSSANDAFGQMENDDDDVPF, from the coding sequence ATGGATTCAGCTACTAGGTCATTATCATACAATAAAAAAGGGAAAGGAACTATCATCAATCTTGAGCAGGGAAAAATCCCTCCTCAGGCTCTGGACCTCGAGGAGGCAGTATTGGGAGCTATGATGATCGATAAAAAAGGAGTAGATGATGTGATCGATATTCTCCATGCTGAAGCTTTTTATAAACCGGCTCACCAATTCATTTATGAAGCTATTTTTAAGCTTTTTGAAAATTCAGAGCCTATTGATTTACTCACGGTTTCCAATCAGCTTAAGAAAGACGAGAAACTTGATGCCATTGGCGGGGATTTCTATTTGATCAATCTCAGTCAAAAAGTATCTTCAGCCGCACACATTGAATTTCATGCCAGGATTATTCTCCAAAAATTTATACAAAGAAAACTGATAACAATCTCCAGCGAGATAATCACCAATTCCTATGATGAAACTATTGATGTTTTTGACCTCCTTGACGAGGCGGAGGCAAAATTATTTGATATAACTCAGGGCAATTTAAAGAAGAGCTCAGAGGCGGCGCATAACCTGGTTACCCAGGCCTTAAAGAAGATCGAGGAAATTTCGAATCAGGAAGGAATGAGCGGGGTGGCCACCGGGTTCAGTAAACTGGATCAATTGACCTCCGGCTGGCAACCATCGGATTTAGTCATTCTGGCAGCGAGACCGGGTATGGGGAAAACGGCTTTCGTTATGTCGATGGCCAAGAATATGGCTATTGATTTTGATATCGCTGTAGCTATTTTTTCACTGGAGATGTCATCTGTCCAGCTGATCACAAGGATGATTTCAAGTGAAACCGGGATTTCTTCAGAAAAATTGAGAAAAGGTAGCCTGGAAACTTATGAATGGGAGGCCTTAAACGTCAAGGTGAAGAAACTATCTGATGCGCCTATTTTTATAGATGATACACCATCACTTTCCGTATTTGACCTCAGGGCAAAGGCAAGAAGGCTGGTATCACAGCATGATGTAAAGATCATAATTATTGATTACCTGCAGTTGATGACTGCGGGATCCGCACAAAAAGGGTCGGGTAACAGGGAGCAGGAAATATCGACTATTTCCAGAAACCTGAAAGCTTTGGCAAAAGAACTTAACGTGCCTGTGATCGCCTTGTCACAATTATCAAGGGCAGTTGAAACCAGAGGTGGAAGTAAAAGGCCTTTGCTTTCAGATCTTAGGGAATCAGGTGCGATAGAGCAGGATGCCGATATTGTATCCTTTATTTACCGACCTGAGTATTATGGACTAACAGAGTGGGATGATGATGAAAGGACTCCTTGCGAAGGACAGGCGGAGTTCATCGTAGCCAAGCACAGAAATGGTGGCCTGGATAATATCAGGATGAAATTTATTGGTCGTCTGGCTAAGTTTGCCAATCTTGATGAAGGTTTTGAAACCGAATTCCAGTCCTCGATGAATACAGGGTCTATTTCACCGAGTAATTTCAGCAGTGCAAATGATGCCTTTGGCCAAATGGAAAATGATGACGATGATGTTCCATTCTAG
- the purL gene encoding phosphoribosylformylglycinamidine synthase, protein MIYFFNQKQNVFAVSSKEEIRKENLEKLTWLFGNAKELKTDSIKGNFVGPRKEMISPWSTNAVEITQNMGITGISRIEEFFSSESDKPDFDPMIQHHYKVLDQEIFTVDIEPEPVFEIEDIAVYNEKEGLALSGEEIDYLNGLSSKLGRKLTDSEIFGFSQVNSEHCRHKIFNGTFVIDGEEKPVSLFKMIKRTSTENPNTIVSAYKDNVAFIKGPVIEQFAPKSADKPDFYETKNVKSVISLKAETHNFPTTVEPFNGAATGSGGEIRDRLAGGKGSLPLAGTAVYMTPYSRLSKNRSWENMQEREWLYQTPIDLLIKASNGASDFGNKFGQPLISGSLYTFEHEEHNRKLGFDKVIMLAGGIGYGKEADSIKEKPVKGDSIILLGGDNYRIGMGGAAVSSADTGEFDSAITLNAVQRSNPEMQKRVANTIRGMVEGEENKIISIHDHGAGGHLNCLSELVEETGGLIDLDALPVGDKTLSSKEIIGNESQERMGLVIHEKDLDLLHKIADRERSPIYDVGEVTDDFRFTFSSKKTGEKPMDFDLADMFGSSPHTIMNDRTVERKYGPVEYQASEIYEDTKKLLQLEAVACKDWLTNKVDRCVGGKVAKQQCAGSLQIPLNDVGVMALDYKGKNGIATSIGHSVASALIDEKAGSKNAIAESLTNIVWAPLKEGLKSVSLSANWMWPCRNEGEDARLYNAVQAVSDFSIALGINVPTGKDSLSMKQKYPNEEVIAPGTVIISAAGEVNDIRKVVEPVFQIADKNKIIYIDFSKDDCHLGGSSFAQIRNSVGATTPDIKDPAYFKNCFNTVQELIKNDLVLAGHDISSGGLITTLLEMCFAENELGAQIDLGSLKENDCMRLLFSEKSGVVLQIDDLQKAEELLNSNKVDYHIIGSALRSGNLEISNFDLSFNIEEYRDYWYTTSYLLDKEQTADGLAKERFNNYKKQPLTYVFPEDFSGKLPAIKNTGNRPKAAIIREKGSNSEREMANAMYLAGFDVKDVHMTDLISGRETLEDIQFIGAVGGFSNSDVLGSAKGWAGAFLYNERANKTLKKFFDREDTLSVGICNGCQLFVELEMINPDHKEKPKMLHNESFKHECSFTSVKIQPNNSVMLSGFEGLTLGVWISHGEGKFSFPYEESKYNIVAKYGYEGYPANPNGSDFNTAMMASDDGRHLVMMPHIERSIFQWNWANYPSGRKDEVSPWLEAFVNARKWIENHQD, encoded by the coding sequence ATGATCTACTTTTTTAATCAAAAACAAAATGTTTTTGCAGTTTCTTCCAAGGAGGAAATTCGTAAAGAAAATCTTGAAAAATTAACCTGGTTGTTTGGTAATGCCAAGGAACTGAAAACGGATTCCATAAAAGGGAATTTTGTGGGGCCAAGAAAAGAAATGATCAGCCCCTGGAGCACCAATGCTGTTGAAATCACCCAAAATATGGGCATAACAGGAATCAGCAGAATTGAAGAATTTTTCAGCTCTGAAAGCGATAAGCCTGACTTTGACCCAATGATCCAGCATCATTACAAGGTTTTGGATCAGGAAATCTTTACCGTTGATATTGAACCCGAGCCGGTTTTTGAGATCGAGGATATCGCAGTTTACAATGAAAAAGAAGGTCTCGCCTTAAGTGGAGAAGAAATTGACTACCTAAATGGCCTTTCTTCCAAGCTTGGAAGGAAACTGACAGATTCGGAAATATTTGGCTTTTCTCAGGTTAATTCTGAGCATTGCAGGCATAAAATATTTAACGGAACTTTTGTTATTGACGGTGAAGAGAAACCTGTTTCCCTGTTTAAAATGATCAAAAGGACTTCCACTGAGAATCCAAACACAATCGTATCAGCCTACAAGGACAATGTGGCATTTATCAAGGGGCCGGTTATTGAACAATTTGCTCCAAAATCAGCGGACAAGCCTGACTTTTACGAAACCAAAAACGTTAAATCTGTCATCTCTCTAAAAGCGGAAACTCATAATTTTCCGACCACTGTGGAACCGTTTAATGGCGCTGCAACAGGGTCCGGAGGGGAAATCAGAGACAGGCTTGCAGGTGGTAAAGGCTCTTTGCCATTGGCCGGAACAGCTGTTTATATGACACCTTATTCCAGGTTAAGTAAGAATCGTTCCTGGGAGAACATGCAGGAAAGAGAATGGTTGTATCAAACTCCTATCGATTTACTTATCAAAGCTTCAAACGGGGCTTCAGACTTTGGAAATAAATTTGGTCAACCTCTGATCTCGGGTTCACTCTATACTTTTGAGCATGAAGAACACAATCGGAAACTAGGTTTTGACAAGGTGATTATGCTTGCCGGAGGTATAGGATATGGCAAAGAAGCTGATAGTATAAAAGAAAAGCCTGTCAAAGGTGACAGTATAATATTGCTCGGCGGGGATAACTACCGCATTGGTATGGGTGGTGCAGCGGTATCCTCAGCTGATACCGGAGAGTTTGACAGTGCCATTACGCTTAATGCAGTTCAAAGATCGAATCCTGAAATGCAAAAGAGAGTAGCCAACACAATTCGTGGCATGGTGGAAGGAGAAGAAAACAAAATCATTTCAATCCATGATCACGGTGCAGGTGGGCATCTGAATTGTCTTTCGGAACTTGTAGAAGAAACTGGAGGGCTTATCGATCTTGATGCCTTACCCGTTGGAGACAAGACCTTGTCATCGAAAGAAATTATCGGAAATGAATCTCAGGAAAGGATGGGCTTGGTTATTCACGAAAAGGATCTCGATCTATTACATAAAATCGCTGACAGAGAAAGGTCTCCGATCTATGATGTGGGGGAAGTAACTGATGACTTCAGGTTTACTTTTTCTTCGAAAAAAACAGGTGAAAAACCGATGGATTTTGATCTGGCTGACATGTTTGGGAGTTCACCTCATACCATTATGAACGATAGAACGGTTGAAAGAAAATACGGGCCTGTTGAATACCAGGCCTCGGAAATCTATGAGGACACTAAAAAATTACTTCAGCTTGAAGCTGTAGCTTGTAAAGACTGGCTAACGAACAAGGTGGATCGATGTGTTGGAGGAAAGGTTGCTAAACAACAATGTGCCGGTTCGCTTCAGATACCCTTAAATGATGTGGGGGTCATGGCACTTGATTACAAAGGTAAAAACGGTATCGCTACCTCAATTGGCCATTCTGTGGCAAGTGCTCTTATCGATGAAAAAGCTGGCTCTAAAAATGCAATTGCCGAGTCCTTGACCAACATTGTTTGGGCACCCTTAAAGGAAGGATTAAAATCCGTTTCTCTTTCGGCCAACTGGATGTGGCCTTGCCGAAATGAAGGAGAGGATGCAAGACTATACAATGCGGTTCAGGCCGTATCTGATTTCTCTATTGCATTAGGAATAAACGTTCCTACCGGAAAGGATTCACTATCAATGAAACAGAAATATCCTAACGAAGAGGTAATTGCACCCGGAACAGTGATCATTTCTGCCGCTGGAGAAGTCAATGATATCAGAAAAGTGGTTGAACCGGTATTTCAGATTGCTGATAAAAACAAAATAATCTACATTGATTTTTCTAAAGATGATTGTCATTTAGGAGGGTCTAGTTTTGCTCAGATCAGAAACAGCGTAGGCGCTACGACCCCGGACATCAAAGATCCGGCATATTTTAAAAACTGCTTTAACACAGTTCAGGAATTGATCAAAAATGATCTTGTACTTGCCGGACATGATATATCTTCCGGAGGGTTGATCACTACTTTACTCGAGATGTGTTTTGCGGAAAATGAACTTGGAGCGCAGATCGATCTCGGTTCTCTTAAAGAGAATGATTGCATGAGGTTATTATTTTCTGAGAAAAGCGGGGTAGTTCTTCAAATTGATGATCTGCAGAAAGCAGAGGAGCTTCTTAACTCGAATAAAGTGGATTATCATATCATAGGAAGTGCATTAAGGTCAGGCAATCTTGAAATCTCAAACTTTGACCTGAGTTTCAACATCGAAGAATACAGAGACTACTGGTACACTACGTCGTATCTGCTGGATAAAGAGCAAACCGCAGACGGACTGGCAAAGGAGCGATTTAATAATTACAAAAAACAGCCCTTGACGTATGTATTTCCTGAGGATTTTTCAGGAAAGTTACCCGCCATTAAAAACACTGGTAATAGGCCAAAAGCAGCGATCATAAGAGAAAAAGGATCAAACAGTGAGCGGGAAATGGCCAATGCCATGTACCTTGCAGGATTCGATGTTAAGGATGTGCATATGACTGACTTGATCAGTGGTCGTGAAACGCTTGAAGATATTCAGTTCATAGGTGCCGTGGGAGGATTTTCGAATTCAGATGTACTGGGTTCTGCCAAAGGATGGGCAGGAGCATTTCTTTATAATGAAAGAGCGAACAAAACACTTAAAAAATTCTTTGATAGAGAAGACACTCTTTCTGTAGGAATCTGTAACGGTTGTCAATTGTTTGTTGAGTTGGAAATGATCAACCCTGACCATAAAGAAAAACCGAAAATGCTCCATAATGAGTCTTTTAAACATGAATGCTCGTTTACTTCGGTTAAAATTCAACCTAACAACTCTGTCATGCTTTCTGGATTTGAAGGATTGACTTTGGGGGTCTGGATTTCTCATGGGGAAGGAAAATTTAGTTTCCCGTATGAAGAGTCAAAATATAATATTGTTGCAAAATATGGCTATGAGGGATATCCGGCCAATCCGAACGGATCTGACTTTAACACGGCCATGATGGCCAGTGACGACGGAAGACATCTGGTAATGATGCCCCACATTGAAAGATCCATTTTTCAGTGGAACTGGGCCAATTATCCATCCGGAAGGAAGGATGAGGTTAGCCCATGGCTGGAAGCATTTGTCAATGCCAGGAAATGGATTGAAAATCACCAGGACTAG
- a CDS encoding TrmH family RNA methyltransferase, with protein MKEISSPNNDLVKDIALLLEKSRVRKKKGLFVIEGLREILLAIQGSYDLEKILYCEEIISSDELDQIIGLREELNFELIKISLRVYQKLAHRKKTEGILAVSKFKSLDLKYIHLNDKPLILVAEASEKPGNIGALLRTADAANLDCVIIANPKTDVYNPNIIRSSVGCLFTNQVATGSTDEIIEFLNRKGINIYAAALNENSILYTNPDYRESSAIIVGTEDKGLSEKWLNESLEKIIIPMEGKIDSLNVSVSAAILIFEAKRQRAQSL; from the coding sequence ATAAAAGAGATTTCGAGTCCCAATAACGATCTTGTCAAGGATATTGCCCTTTTACTAGAGAAATCCCGGGTGAGAAAAAAGAAAGGGTTGTTTGTTATCGAGGGACTTAGAGAGATCTTGTTAGCAATTCAGGGGAGCTATGATTTAGAGAAAATATTGTATTGTGAGGAAATAATTTCTTCTGATGAGCTTGACCAAATTATAGGACTTAGAGAGGAATTAAACTTTGAGCTTATCAAAATATCTTTGCGTGTCTACCAGAAATTGGCCCACAGAAAAAAAACCGAAGGTATACTTGCGGTTAGTAAATTTAAATCTCTTGATTTGAAATACATACACTTAAATGATAAACCGCTTATACTGGTTGCAGAGGCTTCTGAAAAACCTGGGAATATAGGTGCTTTACTAAGGACTGCAGATGCCGCTAACCTGGATTGCGTAATCATAGCCAATCCAAAAACAGACGTGTATAATCCTAACATTATTCGCTCAAGTGTAGGTTGCTTGTTCACAAATCAGGTCGCGACAGGAAGCACTGATGAGATCATAGAATTTCTTAATCGAAAGGGTATAAATATTTATGCCGCTGCCTTAAACGAAAACAGTATCCTCTATACCAATCCTGATTACAGGGAATCTTCAGCTATCATTGTTGGTACTGAAGACAAAGGACTAAGTGAAAAATGGCTGAATGAATCACTGGAAAAGATCATAATTCCCATGGAAGGGAAAATTGATTCACTAAATGTTTCTGTTTCAGCTGCAATTCTTATTTTTGAGGCCAAACGACAACGAGCACAATCTCTTTAA
- a CDS encoding asparagine synthetase B, translating to MQNKRIRTITAILFFVLILASPSNLFASFLLIPMDDSSQSNHLKAYGITFKSLLQGHKVQWLLNYRGGSFLLEDHEEYRRECTIRGVSFEIISEAQSIKIIEMISSPSQNMEAVVLEKAPKIAVYSPKDKQPWDDAVTMVLQYAEIPYEVVYDQEVLEDKLLLYEWLHLHHEDFTGQYGKFYGAFRTAPWYIENKVNSEKRAREMGYKKVSQQKLDVALKIRDYVFGGGFMFAMCSATDSFDIALSAEGIDICEVMFDGDPSERGYQNKLDYENTFAFTDYQLERNPVVYEFSNIDMTRKRKVLKTEDYFELKEYSAKWDMVPSMLCQNHTLLVKGFMGQTTAFDSNLIKPTVLIMGQNNLNGEARYIHGVKGKGMFTFFGGHDPEDYQHRVGDPKTELDLHPNSPGYRLILNNVLFPAAKKKKQKT from the coding sequence ATGCAGAATAAAAGGATCCGTACAATTACTGCTATTTTGTTCTTTGTATTGATTCTTGCTTCACCGTCAAATCTTTTTGCCTCTTTCCTTTTGATTCCAATGGATGATTCCAGCCAGTCAAATCATTTAAAAGCCTATGGGATAACCTTCAAATCCTTGCTCCAGGGGCATAAAGTGCAATGGCTGCTCAATTACAGAGGAGGTTCCTTCTTACTTGAAGATCATGAGGAATACAGGCGGGAGTGCACGATCAGAGGGGTTTCATTTGAAATAATCTCTGAGGCGCAATCGATCAAAATCATCGAAATGATTTCCAGCCCTTCTCAGAATATGGAGGCTGTTGTTTTAGAAAAGGCTCCAAAAATTGCAGTTTATTCGCCAAAAGACAAGCAACCCTGGGATGACGCCGTTACCATGGTTTTGCAGTATGCGGAAATACCTTATGAGGTAGTTTACGACCAGGAGGTTCTTGAGGATAAATTATTGCTTTATGAATGGCTTCATTTACATCATGAGGATTTTACAGGGCAATATGGTAAGTTTTACGGGGCTTTCCGTACAGCACCCTGGTATATTGAGAATAAAGTGAATTCTGAAAAAAGAGCCAGGGAAATGGGCTATAAAAAGGTTTCACAGCAAAAACTTGACGTGGCCCTTAAAATTAGGGATTATGTTTTTGGGGGAGGGTTTATGTTCGCTATGTGTTCTGCCACTGATAGTTTTGATATAGCACTGTCGGCGGAGGGGATTGACATCTGTGAAGTCATGTTTGACGGGGATCCTTCTGAACGAGGTTATCAGAATAAGCTCGATTATGAAAATACCTTTGCCTTTACCGATTATCAGTTGGAACGGAATCCGGTAGTTTACGAATTTTCCAATATTGACATGACCCGAAAAAGAAAGGTGCTAAAGACAGAAGATTATTTTGAACTCAAGGAGTACTCGGCAAAATGGGATATGGTTCCAAGTATGCTCTGTCAGAATCATACCTTACTAGTTAAAGGTTTTATGGGCCAGACCACGGCTTTTGACAGTAACTTGATCAAACCAACCGTTTTGATCATGGGGCAAAACAACCTTAATGGTGAGGCTCGATACATTCACGGCGTGAAAGGGAAAGGCATGTTTACCTTTTTCGGCGGGCATGACCCGGAGGACTACCAGCATAGGGTAGGGGATCCGAAAACTGAGCTGGATCTGCATCCAAATTCACCCGGATACCGGCTGATATTAAACAATGTATTGTTTCCGGCAGCGAAGAAAAAGAAACAGAAAACCTAA
- a CDS encoding DUF3810 domain-containing protein produces the protein MYKEKRNILLSIFLFLQILIVAFLSGQPSLIEKYYVNGIYPVIARFLRHLFGWIPFSMGDILYGILIILLIRFIWNIIRNPGKNRKQQLFQFLAAISVFYFFFYLFWGLNYSRQPLTESLQLEKKEFNIDELEQITEKIIFKTKRLQSGLSEHDSLPVIITYSKEKIIELTSEGYSALGEKFPEFKYEPVSLKKSLFSLPLTYMGFSGYLNPLTGEAQVDYLIPKINLPFTCSHEVAHQMGIASENEANFVGFLASISHQDPYFQYAGYLLVLRYALIDIRRYDKKLFKYYLDQLPEGVLKNIRESDEFWRKYENPLEPFFKKFYDHYLKYNQQPDGLKTYNQIMDLLISYDKKNPF, from the coding sequence ATGTATAAAGAAAAAAGAAATATTCTACTAAGCATTTTCCTTTTTTTACAGATTTTAATTGTCGCCTTTTTATCTGGACAACCTTCATTGATTGAAAAGTATTATGTCAACGGAATTTATCCTGTAATTGCCAGGTTCTTGAGACATCTGTTTGGTTGGATTCCTTTCTCGATGGGAGATATTCTTTATGGAATTTTAATCATTCTTCTTATCCGCTTTATTTGGAACATCATAAGAAACCCCGGAAAGAACAGAAAACAACAACTTTTTCAATTTCTGGCGGCAATTTCAGTATTTTATTTTTTCTTTTATCTTTTCTGGGGTTTGAACTACTCACGGCAGCCATTGACAGAATCCCTTCAGCTGGAAAAGAAAGAATTCAATATTGACGAACTCGAACAGATCACTGAAAAAATTATTTTTAAAACAAAGCGTCTTCAATCCGGGCTTTCTGAACACGACAGTCTTCCTGTCATTATAACTTACTCAAAGGAAAAAATTATTGAATTGACATCTGAGGGGTATTCCGCGCTCGGTGAAAAGTTTCCTGAGTTCAAATATGAGCCCGTATCTCTTAAAAAATCCCTTTTTAGCTTACCCCTGACCTATATGGGTTTTTCTGGATACCTGAATCCCCTCACCGGAGAAGCCCAGGTAGATTATCTGATACCAAAAATAAATTTACCATTTACCTGCTCCCACGAAGTTGCTCACCAAATGGGTATTGCCTCTGAAAATGAAGCAAATTTTGTTGGCTTTTTAGCGAGCATAAGCCATCAGGACCCGTATTTTCAATATGCTGGATACCTGCTTGTTCTTCGTTATGCCTTGATTGATATCAGAAGATATGACAAAAAACTATTTAAATACTATCTCGATCAGCTTCCTGAGGGTGTGCTAAAAAACATTCGAGAATCAGATGAATTCTGGAGAAAATACGAAAACCCCCTGGAACCTTTCTTCAAAAAATTTTATGATCATTATTTAAAATACAACCAGCAACCAGATGGGCTAAAGACTTATAATCAGATCATGGATCTGCTGATTTCCTATGATAAAAAAAATCCTTTCTAA